Proteins from a single region of Candidatus Hinthialibacter antarcticus:
- the coaE gene encoding dephospho-CoA kinase (Dephospho-CoA kinase (CoaE) performs the final step in coenzyme A biosynthesis.) gives MNQTSAPNKSLSQLARTSQAPRRCVLGLTGNPGAGKSVAAKCFEKYGAKVLNADQAGHKLLHATSPVFEQLLSVFGRDILDESGGIVRQKLGEIVFASPEKLEQLNEIVHPHIQAELYGQVELFRSSDEDGPLVIDAALIFEWGNEPRFDGVIVIAASTDRRRKRFIEARGDAGQNFDQREAAQLPQEEKIKRADVVFWNEGSVNNLDQQIRMFIQT, from the coding sequence ATGAACCAAACCAGCGCTCCAAACAAATCGTTGAGCCAATTGGCGCGCACAAGCCAAGCGCCGCGCCGATGCGTATTGGGTTTGACTGGAAACCCCGGCGCAGGCAAGAGTGTTGCGGCGAAATGCTTCGAGAAGTACGGCGCCAAAGTTCTCAACGCCGATCAGGCGGGACACAAACTGCTACATGCAACTTCACCCGTTTTCGAGCAATTGCTTTCTGTTTTTGGACGCGACATTCTTGATGAATCCGGCGGGATTGTCCGCCAAAAACTTGGAGAGATTGTCTTTGCGTCGCCGGAAAAATTAGAACAACTGAACGAAATTGTGCATCCACACATTCAGGCGGAATTATACGGCCAGGTGGAATTGTTTCGCAGCAGTGATGAAGACGGGCCGTTAGTGATCGACGCCGCCTTGATATTTGAATGGGGCAATGAACCACGCTTTGACGGCGTGATTGTAATTGCCGCTTCGACTGACAGAAGAAGAAAGCGTTTCATTGAAGCGCGGGGCGATGCGGGCCAAAACTTTGATCAGCGTGAAGCCGCCCAATTGCCGCAAGAAGAAAAAATCAAACGGGCCGACGTGGTGTTTTGGAACGAAGGCTCGGTCAACAATCTAGACCAACAAATACGAATGTTTATACAAACGTAA
- the rho gene encoding transcription termination factor Rho has protein sequence MEMEKLKKLTISDLTKMANEMSIEGVSGLRKQELIYKILEHAAQDEKDNGEMEGSGVLEALPEGFGFLRSADYCYLPGPDDIYVSPSQIRRFGLRKGDTVTGVIRPPKDGERYFALLKVKTINYEPPEAAKNKILYDNLTPLFPTERLKMEYHKDRMSSRIIELVTPMGKGQRALIVAPPNSGKTMLLQEIANSLTKNNPEITMIVLLIDERPEEVTEMKRTVEGEVISSTFDEPPERHIQVAEMVIEKAKRLVEYRHDVVILLDSITRLARAYNQTAPHSGKILSGGIDSSALIPPKRFFGAARNIEEGGSLSILATALIDTGSRMDDVIYEEFKGTGNLELHLDRKLAERRIYPAIDINRSKTRKEELLLDPADLERVWLLRKVLNEMNASEAVELLLQRMKKTKNNQEFLETLHQTKL, from the coding sequence TTGGAAATGGAGAAGTTGAAGAAACTCACCATTTCCGACCTCACAAAAATGGCGAACGAGATGTCGATCGAGGGCGTCAGCGGCCTGCGCAAACAAGAACTCATCTACAAAATTCTTGAACACGCGGCGCAAGACGAAAAAGACAACGGCGAAATGGAAGGCTCCGGCGTATTGGAAGCCTTGCCCGAAGGCTTCGGCTTTTTGCGCAGCGCGGACTATTGCTATCTGCCCGGGCCTGACGACATTTATGTGTCGCCGTCGCAAATCCGCCGCTTTGGCTTACGCAAAGGCGATACCGTCACGGGCGTGATTCGTCCGCCCAAAGATGGAGAGCGCTACTTCGCTTTATTAAAAGTGAAAACCATCAACTACGAGCCGCCCGAAGCAGCGAAAAATAAAATTCTCTATGATAACTTGACGCCGCTGTTCCCGACCGAGCGGTTGAAAATGGAATATCATAAAGACCGGATGTCGTCGCGCATCATCGAACTGGTGACGCCGATGGGCAAAGGCCAACGCGCGTTGATCGTGGCGCCGCCCAACTCCGGTAAGACGATGTTGCTTCAGGAAATTGCCAACAGTCTGACCAAAAACAATCCTGAAATTACCATGATTGTTTTGCTCATCGACGAACGCCCTGAAGAAGTGACCGAAATGAAGCGCACCGTCGAAGGCGAAGTGATTTCGTCGACGTTCGATGAGCCGCCCGAACGCCACATTCAAGTTGCGGAAATGGTCATCGAAAAAGCCAAGCGTTTGGTTGAATACCGCCACGACGTGGTTATCCTTCTCGACTCGATTACCCGTCTGGCGCGCGCTTATAACCAAACCGCGCCGCACAGCGGAAAGATTCTTTCTGGTGGTATTGATTCGAGCGCGTTGATTCCGCCCAAGCGCTTTTTCGGCGCGGCGCGAAACATTGAAGAAGGCGGCAGCCTCTCAATTCTCGCAACGGCGTTGATCGACACCGGCAGCCGGATGGACGACGTTATCTACGAAGAATTTAAAGGCACTGGCAACCTCGAACTTCACTTAGATCGTAAACTGGCCGAACGCCGTATCTACCCGGCCATTGATATCAACCGTTCCAAAACGCGTAAGGAAGAATTGCTTTTGGACCCCGCCGATCTGGAACGCGTCTGGCTGTTGCGTAAGGTGCTCAATGAAATGAACGCCAGCGAAGCGGTCGAGTTGTTATTGCAGCGGATGAAGAAAACCAAGAACAACCAGGAATTTCTCGAAACGCTTCATCAGACCAAGTTGTAA
- a CDS encoding ABC transporter ATP-binding protein, with protein sequence MNGTPDNPRSALRQLIAYVLRYRLPFAFAVAASALVSITSAASLAMLKPMTEAVFGIEHNVDNWLGQALAPIYNLIAHFAEGNPLGALIIICLVFFGITVVRSVLRFSQVYTTHWIGNRVILDLQHELYDKMTGYHSAYFARHPIGGLLSYYTADIRLIGINIFNAFSQLLLDPLTVIVLLAFLLMLQWQLTLAYALMAPALVLTVRFFARKNRRASRDAQDALESIGAFLQDHFRLIRVVQAYGMQGAQRRRLEVGTHANFSAMMRKVKAFGLSSPLNELIGVAAVCVILMLGGYVIFVQQSMDRTSFIVFLGVLISLYQPIRRIERSIQEMQHGLAAAERVFEALHENATLPEDNAASRVERFEKSITFENVGFAYDGERKVLDAVSFAAKRGETTAFVGPSGAGKTTLVNLVPRFYDPTEGRILFDGADLRSFDLLSLRSMIAYVPQEQAVFSSTVWDNITCGVEGATPEAVESAAKAAFAHEFINELPNGYQTVIGGEDGAAFSGGQCQRIAIARAFFRDAPILILDEATSALDSESEQRVKRSLDQLMQGRTVFVIAHRLSTILQADRIVVMDAGRIVDSGTHGELLKSCALYQRLYELQFQNSEVKTTSELNPAE encoded by the coding sequence ATGAACGGAACGCCAGATAACCCACGCAGCGCATTACGCCAATTGATTGCGTATGTGCTGCGGTATCGCTTGCCTTTCGCGTTTGCTGTGGCCGCCAGCGCCTTGGTGTCAATCACCAGCGCGGCGTCATTGGCGATGTTAAAGCCGATGACGGAAGCGGTGTTCGGCATCGAACACAACGTGGACAACTGGCTGGGGCAAGCGCTGGCGCCGATCTATAACTTGATCGCGCATTTCGCCGAAGGCAATCCGCTGGGCGCTTTAATTATTATATGTCTGGTGTTTTTCGGCATCACCGTGGTGCGCAGCGTGCTGCGTTTTTCGCAAGTGTATACCACCCATTGGATCGGCAACCGGGTCATCCTCGATCTGCAACACGAACTCTACGACAAGATGACGGGGTATCATTCCGCTTACTTCGCCCGTCACCCGATTGGCGGGCTGTTGTCGTATTACACCGCAGACATCCGTCTGATCGGCATTAATATTTTCAACGCTTTTAGCCAACTGTTGTTAGACCCGCTGACGGTGATTGTGTTGTTGGCGTTTTTGTTGATGCTGCAATGGCAATTGACCTTGGCCTATGCGCTGATGGCGCCCGCTCTGGTTTTGACCGTCCGTTTTTTTGCCCGCAAAAATCGCCGCGCCAGCCGTGACGCCCAAGACGCGTTGGAAAGCATCGGGGCGTTTCTGCAAGACCACTTTAGACTGATTCGCGTTGTACAAGCCTATGGAATGCAAGGCGCGCAACGTCGTCGTTTAGAGGTGGGAACCCACGCAAATTTCAGCGCCATGATGCGCAAGGTGAAAGCATTCGGCCTTTCTTCGCCATTGAATGAACTGATCGGCGTCGCAGCGGTCTGCGTGATTCTTATGTTGGGCGGCTATGTGATTTTTGTTCAACAAAGCATGGACAGAACGAGTTTTATTGTTTTTCTCGGCGTATTAATTTCGCTTTATCAGCCGATTCGCCGCATAGAGCGTTCCATTCAGGAAATGCAGCACGGCCTCGCCGCCGCCGAGCGGGTGTTTGAGGCGCTGCATGAAAATGCAACCTTGCCGGAAGACAACGCGGCTTCAAGGGTAGAGCGGTTTGAGAAATCTATCACATTTGAAAACGTCGGCTTTGCCTATGACGGCGAACGAAAGGTCTTAGACGCCGTTTCGTTCGCTGCGAAACGTGGAGAGACAACAGCGTTTGTCGGGCCGAGCGGCGCAGGCAAGACCACGTTGGTGAATCTCGTTCCACGATTTTATGACCCGACGGAAGGGCGCATTCTATTTGACGGCGCCGACCTGCGTTCGTTCGATTTACTATCGCTGCGTTCGATGATCGCGTACGTTCCGCAAGAGCAAGCGGTGTTTTCATCGACCGTGTGGGACAACATCACCTGCGGTGTTGAAGGCGCGACCCCGGAGGCGGTTGAGTCTGCGGCGAAGGCCGCGTTTGCGCATGAATTTATTAATGAATTGCCCAACGGCTATCAAACCGTGATCGGCGGCGAAGACGGCGCCGCGTTTTCAGGCGGGCAGTGCCAGCGCATCGCAATTGCGCGGGCGTTTTTTCGTGACGCCCCAATTTTGATTTTGGATGAAGCGACCTCTGCGCTGGATAGCGAATCGGAACAGCGGGTGAAACGCTCGCTTGACCAATTGATGCAGGGGCGTACGGTGTTTGTGATTGCGCACCGCCTTTCGACCATTTTGCAAGCGGACCGCATCGTGGTGATGGACGCGGGGCGCATCGTTGATTCAGGGACGCACGGCGAATTATTAAAATCCTGTGCGCTCTATCAGCGCTTGTATGAATTGCAATTTCAAAATAGTGAAGTAAAAACTACGTCTGAACTCAATCCTGCAGAATGA
- a CDS encoding glycosyltransferase family 39 protein, whose protein sequence is MKQWLIVVLLLAVHVALLWHSASRKSATVDELSHLAGGLYAVSTGDFRITRVDPPFQNVFCAIFAASLCEYKLDFENESWNKGIWNGSGDRLLEANPDHIHELLMAGRLGSMVLSCALCLLIFLWAKDLWGCRPALCVLALTVIEPNLLAHGKLITTDAGTIFFYTLTGYLCWRFYQKPNWILLIGIGAAAAGAWLSKHSGLLLFPALFVVFLTLPIPSIIRMPDYCKQFSRVMQKTLTSIGMLIVISIAGFFTIWAGYGFEVGDSIPDRLPKDSELWSEASTPLLYGSYILGLENRIQFDPENPNDPFWIFLSNYTPAFSHWEGFFATRLILRQGHLGYLLGRFSYTGFVYYYPVLFLIKTPLPLLFIIAFGAFLLVRKKIQIDRNALTIMLVIPSVYLLILMFFNTAAIGYRHALPLLPYLLILCGGAAASYIFKIKKIQWSAAFFVLLAWCVIETLTTHPHYISYFNTLTGGSEQGRHYAVDSNLDWGQDLILLKEYIDEHDLGEPYLFYFGPKSLPEAYGVPHRILKDAGTLPPGTYIISATFLQGVGAGAWMQPLEIFRRRKPDAYITPALLLYQKKY, encoded by the coding sequence ATGAAACAATGGCTGATTGTCGTCTTGTTGCTCGCCGTGCACGTCGCGTTGTTGTGGCACAGCGCAAGCCGCAAGTCTGCCACCGTTGACGAACTCAGCCACCTCGCTGGCGGCTTATACGCCGTATCGACGGGCGACTTTCGCATTACCCGCGTAGACCCGCCTTTTCAAAACGTCTTCTGTGCAATCTTCGCCGCTTCGTTGTGTGAATACAAACTTGACTTCGAGAATGAAAGTTGGAACAAGGGCATCTGGAACGGTTCCGGCGACCGTTTGCTTGAGGCCAATCCCGATCATATTCATGAATTGCTGATGGCGGGGCGGCTTGGCAGTATGGTTCTTTCTTGCGCTCTGTGCTTACTAATATTTCTTTGGGCAAAAGACCTCTGGGGATGTCGCCCGGCGCTATGCGTGTTAGCGCTGACGGTGATTGAGCCAAACCTGTTGGCGCATGGAAAACTCATCACCACCGATGCGGGGACGATATTCTTCTACACGCTGACGGGGTATCTGTGTTGGCGCTTTTATCAAAAGCCAAATTGGATATTGCTGATTGGCATCGGCGCGGCGGCTGCTGGAGCGTGGCTCAGTAAACATTCCGGCTTGTTGTTATTTCCCGCGCTGTTTGTTGTCTTTCTCACGCTGCCGATCCCTTCGATTATTAGAATGCCTGATTATTGCAAGCAATTTTCACGCGTGATGCAAAAGACGCTGACGTCGATTGGAATGCTGATCGTGATTAGCATCGCGGGATTTTTCACGATATGGGCGGGGTACGGTTTTGAAGTCGGCGATTCGATTCCAGATCGTTTACCCAAAGACAGCGAACTGTGGAGCGAAGCCAGTACGCCGTTATTGTACGGGTCGTATATTTTGGGATTGGAAAATCGCATTCAGTTTGATCCCGAAAATCCGAATGACCCATTTTGGATATTCTTGTCGAATTACACGCCTGCATTCAGCCATTGGGAAGGCTTCTTCGCCACGCGGCTGATCTTGCGGCAAGGGCACCTGGGCTACCTATTGGGGCGGTTTTCATACACGGGCTTTGTCTATTACTATCCGGTATTGTTCTTGATAAAAACGCCTTTACCGCTGTTGTTCATTATTGCATTCGGCGCGTTTTTGTTGGTGCGAAAAAAAATCCAGATTGACCGCAATGCATTAACAATCATGCTGGTTATTCCCAGCGTGTATTTGTTGATTCTAATGTTTTTCAACACGGCGGCGATTGGTTATCGTCATGCGCTACCGTTGTTGCCATACTTGCTGATCTTGTGCGGCGGCGCGGCGGCGTCATATATATTCAAGATTAAAAAAATCCAATGGAGCGCAGCGTTTTTTGTTCTGCTTGCGTGGTGTGTAATCGAAACACTGACGACGCATCCGCATTACATTTCGTATTTCAATACGTTAACGGGCGGTTCAGAACAAGGGCGGCATTACGCGGTTGATTCAAATTTAGACTGGGGGCAGGATTTGATCTTGCTCAAAGAATATATCGACGAACATGACTTAGGCGAACCGTATTTATTTTATTTTGGCCCCAAGTCATTGCCTGAGGCGTACGGCGTTCCACACAGAATATTAAAAGACGCAGGAACCTTGCCGCCGGGAACCTACATCATCAGCGCGACGTTTTTGCAGGGCGTGGGCGCAGGCGCCTGGATGCAGCCGCTCGAAATCTTCCGCCGCCGCAAACCAGACGCCTACATCACGCCTGCGTTATTGCTTTATCAAAAGAAATACTAA
- a CDS encoding sulfatase — protein sequence MKRRTFLKTSAAALCGPIIQTSHSKQRPNILFAMSDDQSWPHAGAYGSRMVNTPAFDWVAREGCLFSNAFASAPQCSPNRASILTGRPIWSLDEAGTHSSYFPKKWTVYPDLLEQAGYCIGYTGKAWGPGNWQDAGRPRNPGGEQFSQLRINDAPQGINKLDYAANFEAFLKEKPDNAPFYFWYGCYEPHRVYQQGVGQESGKQLSDASVPPFLPDNGVIRGDLLDYAHEIEWFDAHLMRMLNLLKERGELDNTIVIVTSDNGMPFPGAKATLYEYGIHMPLAIRWPDGMKGGRTIDDFVPFIDYAPTILEAAGVKIPNGVMGRSFLDVLTSNRSGQVDPDRTRIVAGRERHSHSRFDNWAYPARCIRTDKWLYIRNFKSDRVLAGDPPGYHDIDDSPSKSYLIEHREEEHIQPLFEHSYGKNPPEQLFDIRRDPGCLNNLADQPQLAATKNQLWSELLQQLEKGNDPRVKGKGDAYESYPRFGGMRPQLGGFAERGKYNPSYQ from the coding sequence ATGAAACGCCGGACATTTTTAAAAACAAGCGCAGCCGCTCTGTGCGGGCCGATCATTCAAACCAGCCATTCAAAACAGCGCCCCAATATTTTATTTGCGATGTCTGACGATCAGTCGTGGCCTCATGCAGGCGCCTATGGATCGCGTATGGTCAACACGCCTGCGTTTGACTGGGTCGCGCGCGAGGGCTGCTTGTTCAGCAACGCCTTCGCCTCGGCGCCGCAATGCTCACCCAACCGCGCATCAATCCTTACCGGGCGTCCCATCTGGAGCCTGGACGAAGCGGGAACGCATAGCAGTTACTTTCCAAAAAAATGGACGGTGTATCCAGACCTGCTCGAACAGGCGGGCTACTGCATCGGCTATACAGGCAAAGCCTGGGGGCCGGGCAATTGGCAAGACGCCGGGCGTCCGCGCAACCCCGGCGGCGAGCAATTCTCACAACTGCGCATCAACGATGCGCCTCAGGGAATCAACAAACTCGATTACGCCGCCAATTTCGAAGCGTTCCTAAAAGAAAAACCCGACAACGCGCCTTTCTATTTCTGGTATGGATGTTACGAACCGCATCGCGTTTATCAACAGGGCGTCGGGCAAGAATCAGGCAAGCAATTATCAGACGCCAGCGTCCCGCCGTTCTTGCCTGACAACGGCGTCATTCGCGGCGACCTGTTAGATTACGCCCATGAGATCGAATGGTTTGACGCGCATTTAATGCGAATGCTTAATCTACTCAAAGAGCGCGGAGAACTCGACAACACCATCGTCATCGTCACCAGCGACAATGGAATGCCCTTCCCTGGCGCCAAAGCAACTCTGTATGAATACGGCATCCACATGCCGCTGGCGATCCGCTGGCCCGACGGCATGAAAGGCGGAAGAACCATTGATGATTTTGTTCCGTTCATTGACTATGCGCCCACCATACTCGAAGCGGCGGGCGTTAAGATTCCCAACGGCGTGATGGGGCGCAGTTTTCTTGACGTGTTAACTTCAAACCGCTCCGGTCAAGTCGATCCTGACCGCACCCGCATTGTTGCCGGACGCGAACGCCATTCGCACTCGCGCTTCGACAACTGGGCCTACCCCGCCCGCTGTATTCGCACCGACAAATGGCTTTATATTCGAAATTTCAAATCGGATCGCGTGTTGGCGGGCGACCCGCCGGGTTACCATGACATTGACGACAGCCCTAGCAAATCCTATCTGATCGAACACCGCGAAGAAGAACACATCCAACCACTGTTTGAGCATTCGTATGGCAAGAACCCGCCGGAGCAATTGTTTGATATTCGACGCGACCCAGGCTGTTTAAACAACCTCGCCGATCAGCCGCAACTCGCCGCGACCAAAAATCAACTCTGGTCGGAATTGCTGCAACAATTAGAGAAAGGCAACGATCCCCGCGTCAAAGGCAAAGGCGACGCGTATGAGAGTTATCCGCGTTTTGGGGGAATGCGCCCTCAACTAGGCGGCTTCGCGGAACGAGGAAAATACAACCCATCGTATCAATAG
- a CDS encoding 3'(2'),5'-bisphosphate nucleotidase: MNYEKERQVALDAVCAASRLCQRVQQTLVTGETLTKKDRSPVTVADFGSQAVASLRLLAAFPDIPIVGEEDAGDLRKDENTVLRQRVLECAAPEANGASEEEILAVIDKGNAAGGASGRFWTIDPIDGTKGFLRAEQYAVALALIEDGEVVLGVLGCPNLPVDPKQPDGDKGCMFVGVKGCGAVQMTLNQTDETPIRVSDISDPGSASFVESVESGHTSHGHAQQIAGRLGVVNPPVRMDSQCKYAAVARGEASIYLRLPSRANYVEKIWDHAAGVIVIQEAGGVVSDVNGKPLDFSQGRGLESNQGVVASNGKFQSKIVDAVKDVFSNR; this comes from the coding sequence ATGAACTACGAAAAAGAACGACAGGTCGCGCTGGATGCGGTGTGCGCGGCGTCGCGGTTGTGCCAGCGCGTCCAACAAACCCTGGTCACCGGAGAAACCCTGACGAAGAAAGACCGCTCGCCCGTCACCGTGGCTGACTTCGGTTCGCAGGCGGTCGCGTCGTTGCGGCTGTTGGCGGCGTTTCCTGATATTCCAATCGTTGGTGAAGAAGATGCGGGCGATTTGCGGAAGGATGAGAACACTGTATTGAGGCAGCGCGTGTTGGAATGTGCGGCGCCCGAAGCCAACGGCGCCAGCGAAGAGGAGATTCTCGCCGTGATCGATAAAGGCAACGCGGCGGGCGGCGCCAGCGGGCGCTTTTGGACGATTGACCCCATCGACGGCACAAAAGGCTTTCTGCGCGCGGAACAATACGCGGTTGCGCTCGCGTTGATCGAAGACGGCGAAGTTGTCTTGGGCGTTTTAGGGTGCCCGAATTTACCCGTTGATCCGAAGCAACCTGACGGAGACAAGGGATGTATGTTTGTCGGCGTCAAAGGCTGCGGCGCAGTGCAGATGACTTTAAATCAAACGGATGAAACGCCGATACGCGTGTCTGATATTTCTGATCCTGGCTCTGCGTCATTCGTTGAGTCGGTTGAATCCGGCCATACATCGCACGGCCATGCGCAGCAAATCGCCGGGCGCCTGGGGGTGGTGAATCCACCCGTACGGATGGACAGCCAGTGCAAGTACGCTGCGGTGGCGCGCGGCGAAGCGTCGATCTATTTGCGCCTGCCCAGCCGTGCGAATTACGTCGAAAAAATATGGGACCACGCGGCGGGCGTGATCGTCATTCAAGAGGCGGGCGGCGTGGTGAGCGACGTCAACGGCAAGCCACTCGATTTTTCGCAAGGCCGGGGGCTTGAATCCAACCAAGGCGTCGTGGCCAGTAATGGGAAATTTCAAAGCAAAATCGTCGATGCTGTGAAAGACGTATTCAGTAATCGTTAA
- a CDS encoding TylF/MycF family methyltransferase, producing the protein MTTATELYLDLLKRCLLGELYQDGSITGGVEQAFDPSLRHEGRDWPQFAHTMIGRKRLDHLHECLDIIRAESIPGDVIETGVWRGGASIFMRAYMKAHNLPRTVWAADSFEGLPKPDAQRYPLDEGDQHFAAPELAVSLDEVKTNFKRYGLLDDGVRFLQGWFQETLPDAPIEQLALLRLDGDMYQSTWEALEALYKKLAPGGFVIVDDYGAVSACKTAVEDFRDANNITAEIHPIDWTGACWRKQQMLN; encoded by the coding sequence ATGACGACCGCAACTGAACTCTACCTAGACTTACTCAAGCGCTGCCTGTTGGGCGAACTCTACCAAGACGGTTCCATCACCGGCGGCGTTGAGCAGGCGTTTGATCCTTCATTACGACATGAAGGCCGCGACTGGCCGCAGTTTGCGCACACCATGATCGGACGCAAGCGCCTCGACCACCTGCATGAATGTCTTGATATAATCCGAGCGGAAAGCATCCCCGGCGACGTGATCGAGACCGGCGTGTGGCGCGGCGGCGCTTCGATTTTCATGCGGGCGTATATGAAAGCCCACAACCTGCCGCGCACCGTCTGGGCGGCGGATTCATTCGAGGGGCTGCCGAAGCCCGACGCACAGCGCTACCCGCTTGATGAGGGCGATCAGCATTTCGCCGCGCCGGAGTTAGCGGTTTCGTTGGATGAAGTCAAAACCAATTTCAAGCGGTATGGATTACTGGATGACGGCGTACGGTTCTTGCAGGGCTGGTTTCAAGAGACCCTGCCGGATGCGCCGATTGAGCAGCTGGCGCTGTTACGTTTAGACGGCGATATGTATCAATCCACCTGGGAGGCGCTTGAAGCGTTGTATAAAAAACTAGCGCCGGGCGGGTTCGTCATCGTCGACGACTACGGCGCCGTGTCCGCCTGCAAAACCGCCGTTGAAGATTTCCGCGACGCCAATAACATCACCGCCGAAATCCACCCCATCGACTGGACTGGCGCCTGCTGGAGAAAACAGCAGATGCTGAATTAA
- a CDS encoding ABC transporter permease, translated as MRKALRHPYIIVGGGIALALVLIAIFAPLVSPYHPNEIDLDAYYQPPSWQHWFGADEVGRDIFSRVVYGARISLGVGVTTRTFSLLIGMIVGCLSGFYGGKVDMILQRFVDITLAFPFLLLVISIAVIFPSGILAVFVSLSLVMWAGAARLIRSQVMVVKEREFVNAARAYGASDFNIIVRHIIPNSYAPALIWWTMGLAQAIMAEAGLSFLGLGAQPPTPSWGGMINFASQAIRVAPWASIFPGAALALTVLAFNLLGEGLRDVLDVKDAGAKKTA; from the coding sequence ATGAGAAAAGCATTGCGGCATCCTTATATTATTGTCGGCGGCGGCATCGCGCTTGCGTTGGTGTTGATCGCAATCTTCGCGCCGTTGGTCAGCCCCTATCATCCCAATGAAATTGACCTCGACGCCTACTATCAGCCGCCCTCCTGGCAGCATTGGTTTGGCGCCGATGAAGTGGGCCGCGACATTTTTTCGCGGGTGGTCTACGGCGCGCGCATCTCGCTTGGCGTCGGCGTCACCACGCGGACCTTCAGTTTGTTGATCGGTATGATCGTCGGTTGTTTGTCAGGCTTTTATGGCGGCAAGGTGGATATGATTCTACAACGCTTTGTCGATATTACCCTGGCGTTTCCGTTTTTGCTATTAGTGATTTCCATTGCGGTGATTTTCCCAAGCGGCATTCTGGCGGTATTTGTTTCGTTGAGCCTGGTCATGTGGGCGGGCGCGGCGCGATTGATCCGCTCGCAAGTGATGGTGGTAAAAGAGCGCGAATTCGTTAACGCCGCGCGCGCGTACGGCGCGTCAGATTTCAATATCATTGTGCGCCACATCATCCCCAACAGTTATGCGCCCGCGCTGATCTGGTGGACAATGGGGCTTGCCCAAGCGATCATGGCGGAAGCAGGCTTATCGTTTCTCGGCTTGGGCGCGCAACCGCCGACACCCAGCTGGGGCGGCATGATTAATTTCGCCTCGCAAGCAATTCGCGTAGCGCCGTGGGCGTCGATCTTCCCTGGCGCTGCGTTGGCGCTGACCGTGTTGGCGTTTAATCTTTTGGGGGAAGGCCTGCGCGACGTACTTGACGTGAAAGACGCAGGCGCAAAGAAGACGGCCTAA
- a CDS encoding ABC transporter permease — protein MTSYIFRRLLLMLPVLFGVITIAFFLSRLAPGDPADAMAGQRATEEQKQMIAEKYGFDQPLYVQYGKYLANLLRGDLGLSYDSHRPVTEIIAERFPYTFKLAAAAMIVAIILGVSAGLVSALLPNSWYDRTAMVLSMLGISTPVFWLGLLLMYFVSVQLQLLPPSGYGDGSWRYLVLPAIALGTQSVALLARMTRATMLEVLREDYLRTAYAKGLAPWKVISKHAFANAVIPVITIIGVDFASYLSGSVLTEKVFSWPGLGRHVVIAISQRDYPVINGAVLFFAVIFLAINLLVDLLYAYLDPRIRYE, from the coding sequence ATGACGTCATACATTTTTCGCCGCCTGTTGTTGATGCTGCCGGTCTTGTTCGGCGTGATTACGATTGCGTTTTTTTTAAGCCGCCTTGCGCCGGGCGATCCTGCTGACGCCATGGCCGGACAACGCGCCACCGAAGAGCAGAAACAAATGATTGCCGAGAAATACGGCTTCGACCAACCTCTGTATGTTCAATATGGAAAATATTTGGCGAACTTGTTGCGCGGCGACTTGGGTCTGTCGTATGACAGCCATCGTCCGGTGACGGAAATCATCGCGGAGCGTTTCCCTTATACCTTCAAACTTGCAGCAGCGGCGATGATCGTCGCCATAATTTTAGGCGTATCGGCGGGGCTTGTTTCCGCCCTGCTTCCAAACTCGTGGTATGACCGCACCGCGATGGTGCTTTCGATGTTGGGAATTTCGACGCCAGTATTTTGGCTGGGATTGCTGCTGATGTATTTCGTCAGCGTACAACTGCAACTACTTCCGCCGTCCGGCTACGGCGACGGCAGTTGGCGCTATCTGGTATTGCCCGCCATTGCGCTGGGTACGCAGTCGGTCGCGCTGTTGGCGCGCATGACCCGGGCGACCATGCTCGAAGTCTTGCGCGAAGATTACCTGCGCACCGCGTATGCAAAAGGCCTCGCGCCGTGGAAGGTCATCAGCAAACATGCTTTCGCGAACGCGGTGATTCCCGTTATCACCATTATCGGCGTTGACTTCGCCAGTTATCTGTCGGGTTCCGTATTGACCGAAAAAGTTTTTTCCTGGCCAGGATTAGGCCGCCATGTTGTCATTGCCATCTCGCAACGCGACTATCCGGTCATCAATGGGGCGGTATTATTCTTCGCGGTGATCTTTCTGGCGATTAACCTGTTGGTCGATTTGTTATACGCCTATCTCGACCCAAGGATACGCTACGAATGA